A single Eleginops maclovinus isolate JMC-PN-2008 ecotype Puerto Natales chromosome 5, JC_Emac_rtc_rv5, whole genome shotgun sequence DNA region contains:
- the mief2 gene encoding mitochondrial dynamics protein MID49, with protein MNFQGSRRRGEDGIAMVIDFLLSNARLVLGVGGAAMLGIATLAVKRLIERAGRAADDEKVEQKLAESWEELSLVSASPTLIKKGIEGVVMKHVAKAARQQKADLCQQPQTSTPEALSKVESKSKRLQLCVLTLQERLQQYYHTRAALAPHEVQRAQSLALDICTEIQGFLHSRLPDMPLGEMSLGGSLLDDLQVVSADHACLMVPLQLEASLWRLIPGEETLLTHPLHWMVRRVNLEYFPRGRSYWDRYLVGGYLSAEAVVNMFSKSVMETINWPSISSTLDCLVRPVLGGTDLKLEIRPLNEFGAESRDQSLFISMLPLLREEDVVLTAQTELTSPWVNAWHLSLYPWENQRLTQLDTADGGHRRQMLKILKAVCRLNPALRPLEAAPLSNLILHLSDGESNWSESSLGARFQQCIMELIGYLENGALHSYFKPAVNLLSGLSEDQVDQMGFMLYCAVTEPEILLI; from the exons ctgaTAGAGCGAGCAGGACGTGCAGCAGATGATGAGAAGGTGGAGCAGAAGTTGGCCGAGAGCTGGGAGGAGTTGAGTTTGGTCTCTGCATCCCCCACGCTGATCAAGAAGGGAATAGAGGGCGTGGTGATGAAACATGTTGCCAAAGCAGCCAGACAGCAGAAAG CTGACCTGTGCCAACAACCCCAGACGTCCACTCCTGAGGCGCTGTCTAAGGTGGAGTCAAAGTCCAAGAGACTCCAGCTGTGCGTCCTCACTCTGCAG GAACGCCTGCAGCAGTACTATCACACGAGGGCGGCTCTGGCTCCACATGAGGTCCAGAGAGCTCAGTCTCTGGCGCTGGACATCTGCACTGAGATCCAGGGCTTCCTGCACAGCCGTCTCCCCGACATGCCGCTGGGAGAAATGAGCCTCGGGGGATCTCTTCTAGATgacctgcag gtggtCAGTGCGGACCATGCCTGTCTGATGGTGCCACTGCAGCTGGAGGCCTCTCTGTGGCGTCTCATCCCGGGGGAGGAAACGCTGCTCACACACCCGTTGCACTGGATGGTCCGACGGGTCAATCTGGAGTATTTTCCCAGAGGACGCAGCTACTGGGACAG GTACCTGGTGGGGGGTTACTTGTCTGCAGAAGCTGTGGTTAACATGTTTAGTAAATCTGTCATGGAAACAATAAACTGGCCGTCAATCAGCAGCACTCTGGACTGTCTCGTCAGACCGGTGCTGGGAGGAACCGACCTCAAACTGGAGATACG GCCTTTGAATGAATTTGGGGCAGAGAGcagggatcagtccctgttcaTCTCCATGCTGCCTCTGCTGAGGGAGGAGGACGTGGTGCTGACCGCCCAGACGGAGCTCACCTCTCCCTGGGTCAACGCCTGGCACCTGTCTCTCTACCCCTGGGAGAACCAGCGGCTGACTCAACTGGACACCGCTGACGGGGGACACCGCAGACAAATGCTTAAAATCCTCAAGGCGGTGTGCAGACTGAACCCCGCTCTAAGGCCGCTGGAAGCCGCGCCACTCTCCAATCTCATTCTGCACCTCAGTGACGGAGAAAGCAACTGGTCCGAGAGCAGCCTGGGCGCTCGGTTCCAGCAGTGCATCATGGAGCTGATCGGCTACCTGGAAAACGGAGCGCTGCACAGTTACTTCAAGCCAGCGGTCAACCTTCTGAGCGGCTTGTCAGAGGACCAGGTGGACCAGATGGGCTTCATGCTCTACTGCGCCGTAACAGAGCCCGAAATACTGCTCATATAA
- the smcr8b gene encoding guanine nucleotide exchange protein smcr8b: MIGSPDLLAFTGTVGFGEGEEEEALSEQLSVPLLPPPNPWTSTSQFNRDFILVAEFSEQVGPKPVLMIPDDPRFIGSFDLNHFSVRIMSVDYQASGPGHTPPASPGPRLNFSEDSKVILGDSADDAFAYVQHMTLYDLEARGMVRPFCMAYVCSDQRKLMENFSELSTSFSQASDSLKTGNRQAFSLELQRKLQELEYTRLALHQETDSPPRRVNGFTEEGEKADELEAVEHSILNHRDLLRQVTSYPNRNLKCPDFLPYDPADSLNDTTAILPPEPGSSTTPSCRSERRLKPLQELCNSYFLSLMKEQLADTERRLRGDRSVLRTTSTIQSLSRRLTLTNFLFELWRPEEGSEEERESAEAELQRATGNKSGLGAFQSEPMSMESFCSCVEEIPIKMEAGDARIMTPDPSVGTEMTGSVSSSDSIEVLGTEKSYQTQNGSDSRETSVGMKDSSYRRAAVDSGVRHGRVYTRRTNSEDSIEVLSTTESIFPDDLTAITEEESEYQALSNGFEKEEEIPGECKSNNVLKEDNILNPTSSVTKDENQAQVQEYDGRVDREETLKQNTVSGEVLMKEEKVIECLTSNHVHEDNGSEKTSKPLPDEEMVELIPRWSGVHQKERSVPDLRVNFAPTVALAEVDRWSPPCAPLRLLSVDEASDCTSINGSTDLPSKSQNVHSIPHSHQRRRRKAGLRALRFLKQNSFSQHALFCLLSGRPLVVIGGDESLVRKLVDALSLFLPAPGPDGNAVKVCLNTPLQLTDLLTWRLIGMHRSSSITSASIIHSLTRYSRYLALLDLDQRTLRCPSYSGSLISRLADPHSGISRGITYLLHLESCLTALASQALLCTFNPALQRPNKSGGNDASEEKDFMWTRGLCSSENDLKVIHFLCDLIKQRHAGRGPPVFGFSYDSMHLHKNTFTA; the protein is encoded by the exons ATGATCGGGTCTCCGGACCTGCTGGCCTTCACCGGCACCGTGGGGTttggggagggagaggaggaggaggctctATCTGAACAACTCTCTGTCCCCCTGTTACCTCCACCGAACCCCTGGACCTCAACCTCCCAGTTCAACAGAGACTTCATACTGGTGGCTGAATTCtcagagcag GTGGGACCCAAACCTGTGCTGATGATACCGGACGACCCCAGGTTCATTGGATCATTCGACCTCAACCACTTCTCTGTGCGCATCATGTCTGTGGACTACCAGGCGTCGGGCCCCGGCCACACCCCTCCTGCATCCCCCGGCCCCCGTCTCAACTTCAGCGAGGACTCCAAAGTTATTCTTGGGGATTCAGCGGATGATGCATTTGCATATGTGCAGCACATGACCCTGTATGACCTTGAAGCTCGGGGTATGGTGCGTCCTTTCTGCATGGCGTACGTTTGCTCCGACCAGAGGAAGCTGATGGAGAACTTCTCTGAGCTGTCGACAAGCTTCTCTCAGGCCTCCGACAGCCTTAAGACGGGAAACAGACAGGCTTTCTCtttggagctgcagagaaaatTGCAAGAGCTTGA GTATACACGGTTGGCTTTGCATCAGGAGACTGATTCTCCTCCAAGGAGGGTAAATGGGTttacagaggagggagagaaagcagaTGAGCTTGAAGCTGTAGAGCATTCAATCCTTAATCATAGAGACCTCTTGCGCCAGGTCACTTCCTACCCAAACAGGAATCTGAAATGTCCTGACTTCCTGCCTTACGACCCAGCCGACTCCCTCAATGATACAACAGCAATACTGCCTCCTGAGCCCGGTTCCTCCACCACCCCCTCCTGCAGGTCCGAACGCCGTCTGAAGCCTCTCCAGGAGCTTTGCAACtcctacttcctgtctctgatgAAGGAGCAACTTGCTGACACAGAGCGACGTCTACGTGGCGATAGGAGTGTGCTGCGGACGACTAGTACCATACAGTCGTTGTCCCGGAGGCTCACGCTcaccaacttcctgtttgagcTTTGGAGGCCAGAGGAGGGATCTGAGGAAGAGCGAGAGAGCGCTGAGGCCGAGCTGCAGAGGGCGACGGGGAATAAGAGCGGCCTTGGGGCGTTTCAATCAGAACCAATGAGCATGGAGTCGTTCTGCTCCTGCGTGGAGGAGATCCCCATCAAAATGGAGGCAGGAGATGCCAGGATAATGACCCCTGACCCCAGCGTTGGCACGGAGATGACGGGGAGTGTGAGCAGCAGCGACAGCATTGAAGTGCTCGGGACTGAGAAGTCTTATCAGACCCAGAATGGATCTGACAGCAGAG AAACCTCAGTCGGGATGAAGGACTCCTCTTACAGGCGAGCTGCAGTAGATTCAGGTGTCAGGCACGGCAGAGTGTACACCAGACGAACAAACAGCGAGGACAGCATCGAGGTTCTGAGCACCACAGAGTCCATCTTTCCTGACGACCTCACCGCCATCACAGAGGAAGAGTCAGAGTACCAAGCTCTTAGTAATGGCtttgagaaagaggaggaaatacCGGGAGAATGTAAATCCAACAATGTCCTCAAGGAGGATAACATATTGAATCCAACCTCTTCAGTTACCAAGGATGAAAACCAAGCGCAGGTTCAGGAATATGACGGTCGTGTTGACAGAGAAGAGACCTTAAAGCAAAACACCGTTAGTGGTGAGGTTTTAATGAAAGAGGAGAAGGTCATTGAATGTTTGACGAGCAATCATGTGCATGAAGACAACGGTTCTGAGAAGACGTCCAAACCACTGCCAG ATGAAGAAATGGTGGAGTTGATACCTCGCTGGTCTGGAGTCCATCAGAAGGAGCGGTCGGTGCCTGACCTTCGTGTTAACTTTGCCCCGACTGTAGCTCTGGCAGAAGTCGATCGGTGGTCTCCGCCCTGTGCTCCTCTCCGGCTGCTGAGCGTCGACGAGGCGTCCGACTGCACCAGCATCAACGGCTCCACAGACCTGCCGTCTAAAAGTCAAAACGTTCACAGCATCCCCCACTCACatcagaggagaaggaggaaggcCGGACTGAGAGCCCTCAGGTTCCTTAAACAGAACTCCTTCTCCCAGCATGCCTTGTTTTGTCTCCTGAGCGGCCGGCCGCTGGTCGTCATCGGTGGTGACGAGAGTTTGGTCAGGAAACTGGTGGATGCTCTGAGTCTCTTCCTGCCGGCTCCTGGTCCTGATGGGAATGCtgtgaaggtgtgtctgaacaCACCGCTGCAACTGACCGACCTGCTCACCTGGAGACTGATAGGAATGCACAG ATCATCCTCCATCACCTCGGCCAGCATCATTCACTCTCTGACTCGCTACAGTCGTTACTTGGCGCTGTTGGACCTGGACCAGAGGACGCTGCGCTGTCCGTCGTACTCCGGCTCTCTCATCAGCCGACTGGCCGACCCTCACTCCGGCATCAGCCGGGGCATCACCTACCTGCTGCACCTGGAGAGCTGCCTGACTGCACTGGCCAGTCAGGCGCTGCTGTGCACCTTTAATCCTGCGTTACAGCGTCCAAACAAATCTGGAGGGAATGATGCCTCAGAAGAAAAGGACTTCATGTGGACGCGAGGATTGTGCAGCAGTGAGAATGATTTGAAAGTGATACACTTCCTGTGTGACCTCATTAAACAGCGCCATGCAGGACGTGGACCACCAGTTTTTGGATTCTCTTACGACTCAATGCACctgcataaaaatacatttacagcataa
- the zgc:112980 gene encoding uncharacterized protein zgc:112980: protein MANTGEIIILSDDEDCEAISCNEPSVLIVETEDVKKSECAVPPTALDEDLVITFSRTADVLSHARYDCPIHSFTATDCEVSAPVSSNQLMCDQCFCYICDKLASLCVLWCFKDVCHCNSHNRSDFWNNQRNCALLGGLKTFNLTLLEIDSHLRNAETMLQSFRRGLATLFTAFVKGRVPEECGLSQSRQNRVYDYTPVYEFVCSFLNKADKQDGRAAAIMRLGATEDFIKHFQVSGSFTPQSAMANAGIARLVLLQRVVESVQRQMVMADFPPAFRLKLQEFYKGLNFPTELKSMKNCLSVRPWDDVLLVSVMKGQNVSGFRKDKGKNDFLREQISVVLLRTELLQRQHRYRELCRYLRVVETDNPKLFHQLQDVIPYFTCMMGDLATALSSLLPTVNAPATRFTPQLFLFYLCIFKTATAPKLAVMQPAELSSSDAAWEPIKDAVPLTHVTLVRFALRVQKCCSAVYTDAQCWTSILKVANTSNALQEPRPEFLHEATVVVHSILQDKYGSNIQIPRFFVQEYPDQALLLVVTGALCLRILDAPLSPALPVLNTFKGNVWALNWLWSSLSTSPERLNSFLLEFSKETEIMTGSPVDFKHAVK, encoded by the exons ATGGCTAACACTGGAGAAATCATCATCCTCAGTGATGATGAAGACTGTGAAGCCATATCGTGCAATGAACCCTCGGTCCTCATCGTGGAGACGGAGGATGTGAAGAAGAGTG AGTGTGCTGTACCTCCCACTGCTCTGGATGAAGACTTGGTCATCACCTTCTCCCGCACGGCTGATGTCCTTTCTCACGCACGCTACGACTGTCCCATACATTCCTTCAC AGCTACGGATTGTGAGGTCTCTGCTCCTGTGTCCAGTAACCAGCTCATGTGTGATCAGTGCTTCTGCTACATCTGCGACAAGCTGGCCTCATTA tgtgttctGTGGTGTTTCAAAGATGTGTGCCACTGCAACAGCCACAACAGGAGCGATTTTTGGAACAACCAAAGAAACTGCGCGCTGCTGGGAGGATTGAAGACTTTTAACCTCACTTTATTGGAAATAGACTCTCACCTCCGAAATGCAG AGACAATGCTGCAGAGCTTCAGACGAGGCCTCGCCACCCTGTTCACTGCTTTCGTGAAGGGAAGAGTGCCTGAGGAGTGCGGTCTGAGCCAATCACGCCAGAATCGCGTTTATGA ttaCACTCCGGTGTACGAGTTTGTGTGCTCCTTCCTGAACAAAGCAGATAAACAGGACGGCAGAGCTGCTGCCATCATGAGGCTTGGAGCCACTGAGgactttattaaacattttcaagTCTCAGG GTCTTTCACCCCACAGTCTGCCATGGCTAATGCTGGTATAGCCAGACTAGTGTTATTGCagag GGTCGTAGAGTCTGTACAGAGACAGATGGTGATGGCTGATTTCCCACCAGCGTTCAGACTCAAACTGCAGGAGTTTTACAAGGGCCTGAATTTCCCCACTGAGCTGAAGAGCATGAagaactg tcTGAGTGTTCGTCCTTGGGATGATGTCCTGCTGGTGTCCGTGATGAAAGGGCAGAACGTGTCGGGCTTCCGCAAAGACAAAGGCAAGAATGACTTCCTTAGGGAGCAGATCTCTGTAGTTCTACTGAGAACAGAACTACTACAGCGACAGcacag ATACAGAGAATTGTGTCGCTACCTACGAGTTGTCGAGACAGACAACCCCAAACT CTTCCACCAGTTGCAGGACGTCATCCCATACTTCACGTGCATGATGGGGGACTTGGCAACTGCTCTGAGCAGTTTGCTCCCCACAGTGAACGCCCCCGCCACCCGCTTTACGCCACAACTCTTCCTCTTCTATCTCTGCATCTTTAAAACTGCAACAGCACCAAAGCTGGCGGTCATGCAGCCAGCAGAGCTGTCCTCTTCTGATGCAGCGTGGGAGCCGATTAAAG ATGCTGTGCCGCTGACACATGTTACTCTGGTCAGGTTTGCTCTCAGGGTTCAGAAATGCTGCTCTGCCGTCTACACCGAT GCTCAGTGTTGGACCAGTATACTCAAAGTTGCTAACACAAGCAACGCTCTGCAAGAACCGAGGCCAGAGTTTCTCCAC GAAGCGACGGTTGTTGTGCATTCAATCCTTCAGGACAAGTACGGGTCAAACATTCAGATTCCACGATTCTTTGTGCAG gaGTACCCAGATCAGGCCTTGTTGCTGGTGGTAACGGGAGCTTTATGTTTGAGAATCCTTGATGCTCCTCTGAGTCCGGCCCTCCCTGTGCTCAACACGTTTAAG GGGAACGTGTGGGCTCTCAACTGGCTGTGGAGCAGTTTGTCCACCAGCCCCGAACGCCTCAACTCCTTCCTGCTGGAGTTCTCCAAGGAGACTGAGATCATGACAG GCAGTCCAGTGGACTTCAAACACGCTGTTAAGTAA
- the ptcd1 gene encoding pentatricopeptide repeat-containing protein 1, mitochondrial gives MLTSVACSCLRNGKKLSSRLAKLSPFLTEGSSTQTLNVTGGHRSSGPLTPTSWQLLSTRSVSLSAASHGATKPLEYPLAPAEDDPPKREKFGSFSADISSRRSFRKTSPYLHDLKHQEAEGDQEAVKPYRRTARRNTPYWYFLECKKLIKVNKLQEALDLFSKDMLQGERLQPEEYNYTILIGGCGRAGQLKRAFRLYNDMKKRGLVPNDATYTALFNACAETPFKEVGLQQALKLEQELRRKNFPLSTITYHALLKTHAISNNLQACIQTIREMLQNGHVVTQETFHYLLMGCLKDKETGFRLALQVWRQMLRSGLLPKTYNYNLLLRTARDCGIGDSALTSALLLKPDQDYEGKRVSKSQSTQKVLSNIDLLERQLCFQPDPHSDSQQDSRASEEECNIKQDSSHLVPIRQIETSPLRVDLAADSTAPNLLDLFEGKKVAVVSLGTIAGAADRLALIGGAKGFLEKMEAKSLSPDLKTLTLLADTMEPGYQSLQMLLRVAKQHKVKLDAAFFNSMIRRSARAGDLEEAKGVLSVMRQRNVNVDVQTFGSLALGCEQQEDGLQLLKDMEEAGFKPNVQVFSALIGRASRRLDYVYLKTLLKSMTSMGVAPNKVIIKQLEFASQYPPSYNQYKSRNNYLVQIEGFRGFYQRWLRFMPAQSPEDEMQPEPEELNTDPADGLTKSQSNQKAAARRYGSRNKDKTNSDAL, from the exons ATGTTGACGTCTGTCGCCTGTTCTTGCTTGCGAAACGGGAAGAAACTCTCGTCACGTTTAGCCAAGTTGTCACCCTTTTTAACGGAAGGCAGCTCGACCCAGACCCTGAATGTGACTGGGGGACACCGGTCATCAGGACCCCTCACACCGACTTCATGGCAGCTGCTATCCACCAGATCCGTGTCCCTATCAGCCGCTTCACATGGCGCTACAAAGCCTCTGGAATACCCTTTAGCTCCAGCTGAGGACGACCCCCCGAAACGGGAGAAGTTCGGCTCCTTCTCCGCCGACATATCCTCCAGGAGGTCGTTCAGGAAAACCAGCCCTTACCTGCACGATCTGAAGCACCAAGAAGCGGAGGGTGACCAGGAGGCGGTGAAACCCTACCGGAGGACTGCCAGGAGAAACACACCCTACTGGTACTTCTTAGAGTGCAAGAAGCTGATCAAAGTAAACAAG ctgcaggaggctttGGATCTTTTCAGCAAAGATATGCTGCAGGGAGAGAGGCTGCAGCCGGAGGAGTACAACTACACCATTCTGATCGGAGGCTGTGGTCGAGCTGGACAACTCAAGAGGGCCTTCAGACTCTACAATGAT ATGAAGAAACGAGGTCTGGTTCCTAATGATGCCACCTACACTGCGCTGTTCAATGCCTGCGCTGAGACGCCATTCAAAGAAGTCGGACTCCAGCAAGCGTTGAAGTTGGAGCAAGAACTCCGTCGCAAAAACTTCCCCCTCAGCACCATCACCTACCACGCGCTTCTCAAGACGCACGCCATCTCAAACAACCTTCAAGCTTGTATTCAAACAATCAGG gaGATGCTACAAAACGGCCATGTTGTGACTCAGGAGACGTTTCACTACCTGCTGATGGGCTGCTTGAAGGACAAAGAAACTGGATTCAGACTGGCGTTACAG GTTTGGCGCCAGATGCTGAGATCAGGGCTTCTACCGAAAACATACAACTATAACCTCCTGCTGCGAACTGCTAGGGATTGTGGGATTGGCGATTCTGCCCTGACCTCTGCCCTGCTGCTGAAGCCCGACCAGGACTACGAGGGGAAACGTGTGTCAAAGTCCCAATCGACACAAAAGGTGCTCTCAAACATTGACCTCCTGGAGAGGCAGCTCTGTTTCCAGCCTGATCCTCACAGTGACAGTCAGCAGGACAGCAGAGCCAGCGAAGAAGAGTGTAACATAAAACAAGACTCAAGCCATTTGGTGCCAATCAGACAAATAGAAACATCACCACTGCGTGTAGACTTAGCAGCAGACTCTACAGCCCCTAACCTACTGGACCTTTTTGAGGGTAAAAAGGTTGCTGTGGTCTCCCTCGGCACCATAGCTGGAGCAGCAGATAGGCTCGCCCTCATCGGAGGAGCTAAAGGTTTCCTGGAGAAAATGGAAGCTAAGAGTCTCAGTCCAGACCTCAAGACTCTGACGCTGCTGGCCGACACGATGGAGCCGGGATATCAGTCCCTGCAGATGCTCCTGCGGGTCGCCAAGCAGCACAAAGTGAAGCTTGACGCCGCTTTCTTTAACTCGATGATTCGCAGATCAGCCAGAGCAGGTGACCTGGAGGAGGCAAAG gGTGTGTTAAGTGTGATGCGACAGCGTAATGTAAATGTGGATGTGCAGACATTTGGGAGTCTAGCGTTGGGCTGTGAGCAACAGGAGGACgggctgcagctgctgaaagaCATGGAG GAGGCGGGATTCAAACCCAATGTCCAGGTGttctctgctctgattggccgaGCAAGTCGGAGACTGGATTACGTGTACCTCAAAACATTGCTCAAAAGCATGACAAGCATGGGGGTGGCACCTAATAAAGTCATCATCAAACAGCTGGAGTTTGCCTCACAGTATCCTCCCAGCTATAACCAG TATAAGTCCAGAAACAACTACCTGGTGCAAATTGAGGGCTTCCGTGGTTTCTACCAGCGTTGGCTGAGATTCATGCCTGCTCAGAGCCCTGAGGACGAGATGCAGCCTGAGCCTGAGGAGCTAAACACAGACCCTGCAGATGGACTGACGAAGAGCCAAAGTAATCAGAAAGCAGCAGCCAGGAGATATGGTTCCCGTAACAAGGACAAGACGAACAGCGATGCTCTGTAA